The proteins below are encoded in one region of Aquisphaera giovannonii:
- a CDS encoding ribbon-helix-helix domain-containing protein, giving the protein MTSQLREMPSMAAYRRSTPPARPRTQEQKLIVSTCLPPADVERIDRLAEARRITRSETLRLLIRERLAGPSPALATA; this is encoded by the coding sequence ATGACTTCACAACTGAGGGAGATGCCGTCCATGGCCGCATACCGCCGTTCAACCCCGCCAGCCCGGCCCCGCACGCAGGAACAGAAGCTGATCGTGAGCACGTGCCTGCCCCCCGCGGATGTCGAGAGGATTGATCGCCTGGCCGAGGCGCGGCGGATCACCCGCAGCGAGACCTTACGCCTCCTGATCCGCGAGCGACTTGCCGGCCCGTCTCCCGCCCTAGCGACCGCCTAG
- a CDS encoding site-specific integrase has translation MGRKFTGYWDQTKGRWRAAIGEIGPSGRRRPVVLVGPNGKPLGPNDAAMVRWAIERQRAEIAAAGQPPNEGAVGPPWSLADLFREYRRAAVKARRRARTVADIDFHCRRFLAACGNRLACEIGPEDWFRYERLPGGAKRQTFNVVRAALEWAARPISGREPAQVIDRNPWRGIRPVRNPRPRGDAPEWDQTRAILRTMRAYARSPVSPRGRPRRTRVSRWLRAACFTFGAYTGCRTGETVGLTWKEVDLAAGIVRLDPDRAKTAKRRSLPLGRCARLIRAIASLPERHKTWVFWPSSCKSAREAEHWRWLREDVRPWAATQGRAIPARWQPYDLRRGWATDAIEALGEDRAAAVLGHSPEVLRTIYDRPGDRRARTAGAEVAAFRAGRKVK, from the coding sequence ATGGGCCGGAAATTCACGGGCTATTGGGACCAGACGAAGGGCCGTTGGCGGGCCGCGATCGGCGAAATCGGGCCGTCGGGCAGGCGGCGGCCGGTCGTCTTGGTCGGGCCGAACGGGAAGCCGCTCGGGCCGAATGACGCCGCCATGGTCCGCTGGGCGATCGAGCGCCAGCGTGCCGAGATCGCCGCGGCGGGGCAGCCACCCAACGAAGGGGCGGTCGGGCCCCCGTGGTCGCTAGCCGACCTATTCCGGGAGTACCGCAGGGCCGCCGTGAAGGCCCGCAGGCGAGCCCGGACGGTGGCAGACATAGATTTCCATTGCCGCCGGTTCCTGGCCGCGTGTGGGAACCGCCTGGCCTGCGAGATCGGGCCGGAAGACTGGTTCCGATACGAAAGGCTACCCGGGGGAGCGAAACGGCAGACGTTCAACGTGGTGCGGGCGGCATTGGAATGGGCGGCCCGGCCGATCTCCGGGCGCGAGCCGGCGCAGGTTATCGACCGCAACCCCTGGCGGGGAATCCGGCCGGTGCGGAACCCGAGGCCGCGCGGCGATGCGCCGGAATGGGATCAGACGCGGGCCATCCTGCGGACCATGCGGGCATACGCGCGATCGCCGGTATCGCCCCGGGGCAGGCCGAGGCGAACGCGGGTCAGCCGGTGGCTTCGGGCGGCTTGCTTCACGTTCGGGGCATACACGGGCTGCCGGACGGGGGAAACGGTCGGGCTGACCTGGAAAGAGGTTGACCTTGCCGCGGGAATCGTCCGGCTCGATCCCGACCGGGCGAAGACCGCCAAGCGACGGAGCCTGCCGCTCGGGCGATGCGCCAGGCTGATCCGGGCCATAGCGAGCCTGCCCGAGCGTCACAAGACATGGGTGTTCTGGCCGTCGTCGTGCAAGAGCGCCAGGGAAGCGGAACACTGGCGTTGGCTGCGAGAGGACGTTCGGCCATGGGCAGCCACCCAAGGGAGGGCGATCCCCGCGCGCTGGCAGCCCTACGACCTGCGGCGCGGCTGGGCAACCGATGCCATCGAGGCACTAGGGGAGGACAGGGCCGCCGCGGTCTTGGGCCACTCTCCCGAAGTCCTACGGACGATCTATGACCGGCCCGGGGATCGGCGTGCGCGGACGGCCGGTGCGGAAGTTGCCGCGTTTCGGGCCGGGCGGAAGGTGAAGTGA